The sequence TCTCATCAGAGTTCACCTGTATATGCAGCCAGATCAGTCTTTCTTGTGTTAACAGCCTCCCTTGCATTGCCAGCCAAANNNNNNNNNNNNNNNNNNNNNNNNNNNNNNNNNNNNNNNNNNNNNNNNNNNNNNNNNNNNNNNNNNNNNNNNNNNNNNNNNNNNNNNNNNNNNNNNNNNNNNNNNNNNNNNNNNNNNNNNNNNNNNNNNNNNNNNNNNNNNNNNNNNNNNNNNNNNNNNNNNNNNNNNNNNNNNNNNNNNNNNNNNNNNNNNNNNNNNNNNNNNNNNNNNNNNNNNNNNNNNNNNNNNNNNNNNNNNNNNNNNNNNNNNNNNNNNNNNNNNNNNNNNNNNNNNNNNNNNNNNNNNNNNNNNNNNNNNNNNNNNNNNNNNNNNNNNNNNNNNNNNNNNNNNNNNNNNNNNNNNNNNNNNNNNNNNNNNNNNNNNNNNNNNNNNNNNNNNNNNNNNNNNNNNNNNNNNNNNNNNNNNNNNNNNNNNNNNNNNNNNNNNNNNNNNNNNNNNNNNNNNNNNNNNNNNNNNNNNNNNNNNNNNNNNNNNNNNNNNNNNNNNNNNNNNNNNNNNNNNNNNNNNNNNNNNNNNNNNNNNNNNNNNNNNNNNNNNNNNNNNNNNNNNNNNNNNNNNNNNNNNNNNNNNNNNNNNNNNNNNNNNNNNNNNNNNNNNNNNNNNNNNNNNNNNNNNNNNNNNNNNNNNNNNNNNNNNNNNNNNNNNNNNNNNNNNNNNNNNNNNNNNNNNNNNNNNNNNNNNNNNNNNNNNNNNNNNNNNNNNNNNNNNNNNNNNNNNNNNNNNNNNNNNNNNNNNNNNNNNNNNNNNNNNNNNNNNNNNNNNNNNNNNNNNNNNNNNNNNNNNNNNNNNNNNNNNNNNNNNNNNNNNNNNNNNNNNNNNNNNNNNNNNNNNNNNNNNNNNNNNNNNNNNNNNNNNNNNNNNNNNNNNNNNNNNNNNNNNNNNNNNNNNNNNNNNNNNNNNNNNNNNNNNNNNNNNNNNNNNNNNNNNNNNNNNNNNNNNNNNNNNNNNNNNNNNNNNNNNNNNNNNNNNNNNNNNNNNNNNNNNNNNNNNNNNNNNNNNNNNNNNNNNNNNNNNNNNNNNNNNNNNNNNNNNNNNNNNNNNNNNNNNNNNNNNNNNNNNNNNNNNNNNNNNNNNNNNNNNNNNNNNNNNNNNNNNNNNNNNNNNNNNNNNNNNNNNNNNNNNNNNNNNNNNNNNNNNNNNNNNNNNNNNNNNNNNNNNNNNNNNNNNNNNNNNNNNNNNNNNNNNNNNNNNNNNNNNNNNNNNNNNNNNNNNNNNNNNNNNNNNNNNNNNNNNNNNNNNNNNNNNNNNNNNNNNNNNNNNNNNNNNNNNNNNNNNNNNNNNNNNNNNNNNNNNNNNNNNNNNNNNNNNNNNNNNNNNNNNNNNNNNNNNNNNNNNNNNNNNNNNNNNNNNNNNNNNNNNNNNNNNNNNNNNNNNNNNNNNNNNNNNNNNNNNNNNNNNNNNNNNNNNNNNNNNNNNNNNNNNNNNNNNNNNNNNNNNNNNNNNNNNNNNNNNNNNNNNNNNNNNNNNNNNNNNNNNNNNNNNNNNNNNNNNNNNNNNNNNNNNNNNNNNNNNNNNNNNNNNNNNNNNNNNNNNNNNNNNNNNNNNNNNNNNNNNNNNNNNNNNNNNNNNNNNNNNNNNNNNNNNNNNNNNNNNNNNNNNNNNNNNNNNNNNNNNNNNNNNNNNNNNNNNNNNNNNNNNNNNNNNNNNNNNNNNNNNNNNNNNNNNNNNNNNNNNNNNNNNNNNNNNNNNNNNNNNNNNNNNNNNNNNNNNNNNNNNNNNNNNNNNNNNNNNNNNNNNNNNNNNNNNNNNNNNNNNNNNNNNNNNNNNNNNNNNNNNNNNNNNNNNNNNNNNNNNNNNNNNNNNNNNNNNNNNNNNNNNNNNNNNNNNNNNNNNNNNNNNNNNNNNNNNNNNNNNNNNNNNNNNNNNNNNNNNNNNNNNNNNNNNNNNNNNNNNNNNNNNNNNNNNNNNNNNNNNNNNNNNNNNNNNNNNNNNNNNNNNNNNNNNNNNNNNNNNNNNNNNNNNNNNNNNNNNNNNNNNNNNNNNNNNNNNNNNNNNNNNNNNNNNNNNNNNNNNNNNNNNNNNNNNNNNNNNNNNNNNNNNNNNNNNNNNNNNNNNNNNNNNNNNNNNNNNNNNNNNNNNNNNNNNNNNNNNNNNNNNNNNNNNNNNNNNNNNNNNNNNNNNNNNNNNNNNNNNNNNNNNNNNNNNNNNNNNNNNNNNNNNNNNNNNNNNNNNNNNNNNNNNNNNNNNNNNNNNNNNNNNNNNNNNNNNNNNNNNNNNNNNNNNNNNNNNNNNNNNNNNNNNNNNNNNNNNNNNNNNNNNNNNNNNNNNNNNNNNNNNNNNNNNNNNNNNNNNNNNNNNNNNNNNNNNNNNNNNNNNNNNNNNNNNNNNNNNNNNNNNNNNNNNNNNNNNNNNNNNNNNNNNNNNNNNNNNNNNNNNNNNNNNNNNNNNNNNNNNNNNNNNNNNNNNNNNNNNNNNNNNNNNNNNNNNNNNNNNNNNNNNNNNNNNNNNNNNNNNNNNNNNNNNNNNNNNNNNNNNNNNNNNNNNNNNNNNNNNNNNNNNNNNNNNNNNNNNNNNNNNNNNNNNNNNNNNNNNNNNNNNNNNNNNNNNNNNNNNNNNNNNNNNNNNNNNNNNNNNNNNNNNNNNNNNNNNNNNNNNNNNNNNNNNNNNNNNNNNNNNNNNNNNNNNNNNNNNNNNNNNNNNNNNNNNNNNNNNNNNNNNNNNNNNNNNNNNNNNNNNNNNNNNNNNNNNNNNNNNNNNNNNNNNNNNNNNNNNNNNNNNNNNNNNNNNNNNNNNNNNNNNNNNNNNNNNNNNNNNNNNNNNNNNNNNNNNNNNNNNNNNNNNNNNNNNNNNNNNNNNNNNNNNNNNNNNNNNNNNNNNNNNNNNNNNNNNNNNNNNNNNNNNNNNNNNNNNNNNNNNNNNNNNNNNNNNNNNNNNNNNNNNNNNNNNNNNNNNNNNNNNNNNNNNNNNNNNNNNNNNNNNNNNNNNNNNNNNNNNNNNNNNNNNNNNNNNNNNNNNNNNNNNNNNNNNNNNNNNNNNNNNNNNNNNNNNNNNNNNNNNNNNTTTGGCTGGCAATGCAAGGGAGGCTGTTAACACAAGAAAGACTGATCAGGCTGCATATACAGGTGAATGATACAGACAGTTGTCTGTGTGATGCTCGAGTCACAGAGACTAATGCACACTTGTTTGTGGAGCCTCTATGGATTGGAGAAGTCTGACAGAAGGTAAATCAATGGTTGGGTTTTGCTATGCAGACAGGCGGCGGCATCAAATGAGTCCTAGAAGGCATCAAGAGGACGCATTGAAAGGAAATCATCTCAGCCATTTATGGAGTTGTTTTATACCACACATGGAGAGCTAGGAATTGAAACAACAAGTTCAAAGGCAAAATTGTACATGAGGAGGTAGTTACACATATAAGGAAGGAAATGGGAGAAAGATTACACTTACTTGAGCTTCTAAGAAAGCGGAGAGATGTAGGAATTTTGTTCAACATCTACTTTCTACTTACTTTTATTGCTCTGTAGGAGGTGTATCTTCTGTTTTCAGAAATAGATGCTCTTTATTTGTATTCCTGTTTGAGATTATGGTAATAGCCTACAGTTGTtatctcaaaaaaagaaaaagaaaaaggaagtttATTTCCGAATTTTCTCAAAcctaattatttataaatttttaattcagTTAACTAACCATGTAATCTATTAAACTTGTATTATTATTCCCTTTTGAGGGtaatatataatttcaaaagtagtCTAAATATAACAATCTTTCTATACAAAGGGAATTAAGGGACCTATAACACACACCcaacagaaaaataaaagtaaaggttAATGCCGTTTAGCTAGATATATCTATTGCCAAACTTAGAAGTTACTAATAAATAATTGAAGGATCAAAAATGTAATTACGTAGAAGAATAGAACAATAACATTGACAATAATGATAATGACccaaacaaaaaggaaaaagctACATAGCCTAACTATAACAAGATTCATACatgaaaaagttttaaaaatcatCTTATTGTTTGGAGGAGAGAGAAAGGAAATTTCTTGGATATATTGAATGGAGTAGTTGTTATGACTGGTCCTTGAgtgttctttttttaaaatttcttagcCATCCCCATCTTCCACGAGGTGAAGGGTGTTTGCCGTCTGAGCAACCTGCTCTAGAGTTTCATTAACTTCAGGTCTCAAACAACACAGAATCAAAAGAACTATCACTAAATTGTAGTAAATGAAGTACGGCCTTCTACTCCAATTATTCTTGAACGAATGATTGGATAAGGTATTTCTTTACCAATCCTTCATAAAATAAGGTTGTTGCTGATCATAGTTGTAACTTTGATTGCTATACACAGAATCCCCATATCTTCCATCACCACCATATCCATATGGATTCCCAAAAAGATAATCTGCTGTACATTTCCATTGTTCATTACTGTTGCTATCTTCAGCACCATTATTTACATGGTCCAAATTTCTTCTCCGGTTTTCCTTAGCTAAGCAGGGCCAGTAACCAAATAAGCTCTCACATATATCCATAGCTTCCAAACCTGAACCATATGGAATTTGTTGCAAGTGCCTCCCATAATCATATCCATATTCCCCTATTGTCCCATTTCCAACTACAAAACCTTGATCTTGCTGAGCAGGTTCTATTGGTTTTTCAAGAATATCATCTCCTATAGTTCCAGTTCCAACTACAAAGTCTTCATCTTGATGAGCAGGTTCTGCTGGTTTTTCAAGAATGGGTTGTCCCCCTATAGTTCCATTTCCAATTACAAAATCTTGATCTTGCTGGGGagtttctattggtttttcaaGAATGGGTTTTTCCTTCACACCAGACAAAGATTTTTGCTCATCTTTGCTTTGATGCTGAGGATCTTCTAGCTGATCGTCGTGCTTAACATAGGGCGAACGATTTGTCCCATAGTCAAAATTAGC comes from Capsicum annuum cultivar UCD-10X-F1 chromosome 2, UCD10Xv1.1, whole genome shotgun sequence and encodes:
- the LOC107859506 gene encoding uncharacterized protein LOC107859506, yielding MAFYGYNGDAGEYHWTPNFSVPYNDNGYAFPVQSSISYSSYGQSTNYNYYYTTQIHPELSYSVHNSTEPKLIQYEKGTNSLEASNIISCSNKEQDDTVFDEYDPTPYGGGYDMAQTYGKPLLPSNEICYPRSIPESKGLPLDANFDYGTNRSPYVKHDDQLEDPQHQSKDEQKSLSGVKEKPILEKPIETPQQDQDFVIGNGTIGGQPILEKPAEPAHQDEDFVVGTGTIGDDILEKPIEPAQQDQGFVVGNGTIGEYGYDYGRHLQQIPYGSGLEAMDICESLFGYWPCLAKENRRRNLDHVNNGAEDSNSNEQWKCTADYLFGNPYGYGGDGRYGDSVYSNQSYNYDQQQPYFMKDW